taaatactattttacatgacttaattagttataattacctatatggtAACatgttatgttaaatataatattaaattgaatacattacttgattatgtatttaaacattttaaacaaatgagTTTACCTAATAGACTCATACAAATTGTATCctccaaaacatttttcaccaTAGCCGTCGCTGAGAATAAAGTAATCGTAATccaaaataaccaaaataagGGTGACCTAATCGCATCCACATCATCGATTTCTTCATTGGTATTTGTATCaggtataattaacattataaacaccAATATTGACGttataaatacacttaaaacaaataccaTCCGGCGACAATTGAATTTATCAGTAATCATACCAAAAGTCAATTTAGCTAACAACCCTGGAATCGGCATTACTGCAAAAATGAAACCAACAATGAATGACGAATAGCCACGTTGTTTAGCCATCGTCGACAGAAATGGAATAAGTGGAGCATAACCTGAAaatgacaaattaataaatcatataagctaccaaattgtatttaaaacaattatcaattttataatccaAAACGAATAATTGTAGaaacttgacatttttaacaagtcggatatcattttttatacatttacctaacctaacttaataattttcaatgtatatatatatttttagattctgaacgaagtgatgaatgtattgattttacaatggtgtgtgtttttttttttttttttttttttgtgcctgtgtacagcataactagtcgaaataatgctccaatttcaaacaatgggggtggtttccgatgtaaaagtgaatatccttggtgcattatagaggtaaaaagttaacattttccaacagttttcaaaaaaatcgagaaaaacaaaaaaaaaatgacggaaaaacggcaatttttacgcaaaaccagttttcgaccaaatcgatttttttttatggttgtaattcaaaaactaatcactgaaaatacttgaaattttaatgtcagtagtatccgtatatagttaaattttcaaaaaattttgactttttttgagttatttatagaccactgaaattttcgatttttttgagaaattttttttaaagtgtcgataaaaaatttttggatgaccaaaaagttttgaaaatttaatacaaggttccttatgagttgtttttaatgtagctaaaaaaaattaaaaatcgttagtcacaatttttttttataagcgtttttatttcaaatttttacgaaatctgtcgaaaacgcaaaaatttgcaagtaattttgaagttgaaaaatcataaaatttttttcttttataactaagttttgaaaatttggtacaaggttctccatacatttttcttcaaatatctgtaaaaaaaactctgccggattcagacaaaaaaattttatgagtgtttgaaatttaaatttttacaaaaaccgcgttaaataacagtttagcctcaaacgatttttgatatttgttattattcaaaaagtataagtcgtaggtacttgaaaattttaccagttattaatatttgcgttttctttacgtgatttaaatttcaaaatattttgactttttttgagctatttatagacaactgaaattttcaatttttctgaaaaaatatttttgaagtgtcgataaaatttttttggccctatcaaaatacttgaaaatttaatacaaagtccctcatatgttattcttatagtgattaaaaaattataagaatacataggcacaatttttttttattagcatttaaagttcaaattttgacgaaaattcatcaaaagcatgaatatttgcaaattatttgaagttgaaaaatcataaaattttttgtgtttataactaaggattaaaaatacaacactaagttttccataagtttaccttcaagtatctatagagaaaactcgaagcatcattataggaaaaattttaagttcatttgaattttaaattttaacgaaatcgcgtaacgttaacgatttatcctcaaacgattttaaatatttgttattattcaagaagtataagtcgtaggtacttgaaaattttaacagttattaagattagcgttttctttacgtgatttaattttcaaaatattttgactttttttgagctatttatagacaactgaaattttcaatttttctgaaaattgtttttttatgtgtcggtaaaatctttttggccctatcaaaatacttgaaaatttaatgcatagttcctcataagttattattatagtgattaaaaaattataagaatacataggcacaatttttttttattagcatttgaagttcaaatattgacaaaaattcgtcaaaaccatgaatatttgcaaattattttgtaggtatatttcataaaaatttttgtataagtagctaagagttgaaaatttaatacaaggtttttcataagtttaacttacaattattataaaagaacttaaattttgttgtattcaggccattaaaacataaaccaccttcttcaccaaccactagaaattatatcctaggctgacaaatcatcttcgttcagaatcgtttttcgtatacaatgataactatcattggattcaaatttaacactcctataatatataataatgatccatacggcacctaatgtacagcagaacggtactcacttgcccgcttttttacttttttttatattggttccaaattattatacttactgaaAATTCCCATAAATGACGaatatacctaactaaatTGCGCATGGTGTATTGATGTgcctataatattagtatagtcTATACCTATTCACTATCAATTGTGTTCGTGATTCAGCTGTGTCttcgtatttttttcactgtgttaaaattttatattattttttttaaatggaattATATAAGTTTGGAAAGGAGAAGCGATTTGTTAGAAAAGTGAGCACACATTTCGATACATCCCATAATAACGGACAAATTAATACGTCAGATGGAATTTCAGCAAAAATAGTGTACGTCTATAGTATTAATGACAACTGATAATtccattttagaaaatattaataagcttAACTAACAGCATAACTAGCATAGTCTTTAGTTTATTGaagattcaattaaatataatttgttcattatttgaattatttacaattgagtataggtatttgtatctgattttaaatattaaacaaaattatgatataactgaattttgttataagaaatttatatCCAGCATCCAGTTTCACGAGCAATCGTATGTCTTTGACTTTTGAGTAGTAAAAATCACGTGTTCTTAGTTATTCCGGCACTGTGCGCAATcacatatcaaaaaaaataaaactcaggCAATCGTACTTCGCCAATCAGCAGTTGGTCAAAAATAGTCCTATCATTTTTTCTAATCCTCCCCCCCAACTCAATTCATCCTTACTTATTCAAAGATTGTGTCTGATTAGTGATTACGTGCAAGCCATTAAATATCGTATTGTCATTTGCATTTCACACttcaaacacaaaataaacaaaaggaAATgtctagaaaatattttacataagttCTTATAcgatatgttaaaaatatatttggtataataatgattataatattgtctattgtttaatatagtatagtattataattctacattaaactatacataatacatcgaacagaaatatattttatactcgatTTCAAAAGATATGATTACTTAtagctgataaaaaaaaaacatctataCAATTtcttcaacaataataattttaagtgcaATTTGTAAATAGATCTAAGAATGAActctttatattatgtttatccgGATgcttttactaaattaatattatataatgtagttaaataaattatgtatttatcatactttacataaaatgatcaaaccatagataataaactaataggtaaataataaataaataactatggaTACCTAacgtaaaatagtaataatatacaaataggttatattataatttattataattaatataattagattGTCTGTTTATCACtaactatatagtttattactaataaaatttttgttattttctttttaactcTTTTTAACTTTagtattactgtattataaattgatatttcttttttatttaacctgttgtatatttaatttttttttattatctgttCAATTGAGCTTCTAtccgttttattaaaatcaataaatattattgttgttatattatatgcaaatgttttttattaataagtgattatttatttaaaaattatttttaaaaatggtagGTACatggttaaattatattgtgtagaatgtaacataaaattatgttattaataaaatactcaacattataatttataacgaaaAGATAAAATCTACTAAGTACCTATTTGGTTAATTTTGATGACATAaatgatgaaaattataataatatcctgATACCTGATAAAAAGTAATACCAGAGTAATctgattaatttgaatattttggcTCATATTTTCACTCTGAAAAGAATTCtgttttgtttattcaatGCTCCATGTTCTACaacttcataaaatatgtttaatctttgataaaatatacgcAATATAAATCACACAAATtgctactttaaaaattatctttaatttaactattttgttgtaaaattttaacttcattAATCACAGTAAACTAATTACATCTTGAAATcgttaagaaataatttgcaTTTTGTTTACAATCACAGTCCTTTGTAcccaattattagttattcatGATTATGTTATCTACatcttattttgtaattttttttctattttgtcTGTCTTgaatattatctacttatatTACTTGTTAATTGACAAGGTACAATAGAAGTATTtacttgtttaataaatttttaaaaattataaaaaaattaatatttttggagacaagcttatataaaaagaaaaatagagtaaactacattttttaccTTGGACTTTGTAAATCCTAGTTATGCCacctatctaataataatttacttaagaGCCCCTAAGATAATCTTTGATACGCCACTGTACCCTAAACATAACAACTAAAACTAcgtaataactttataatttgatattctagttatgtataatgtgtatagtatctatatcataaaatacaagGTGTCAAAATATTCCAATATTTGTAATCTACACAACCaacataatacgagtatatactgACATTCTggcatatacacatattaagtTAAGGAATATATCTGttgaaatacataaacataattagaatttaaaactaaattaacaaaacaattttataatacacagcaacatttatttttaatttaagtttttttctagttattatttataagctaaataattttaaatttagtttaagctatcatattatacaaggcgtatcaaaaataattgtgtatagaataaaaaaagatgGAAATTGATTCATCAGTAATCGTTCACAAACCAGAAATAAAGTACgagtacttaaattataactacgagagttttgttttattagtatattatattagaaacaATCTACGTATATgacaatttcattatttataaaattaatcatattgtgTTAAAGAGGGCATGGCTATCTAAACATCAAAgtctatatatttcatttttataagtaaaagaaaatgtataaataaatatatgaattctGAGAACAATATGAAATTTCAAGttataagcatattattatgtacagtgtacataaataaatatattgtttaacacataaaagtttattttataattttaaattttaaaatgcttttaatTTGCTTCTAAATAAAAGCTTCATAAAAATCATacgtgaataatatataatatatttatccttatttaataataggactattcactataatattaaaaaataaaaagtagaaAAAGTGAATTATCATTCTGCTGTACAGTATAGTGttaagtgtattttaatattgagtaAATCACTATTACAGtgacgtatttatttttattataaaagtgttaaattttaattcaatgataaatcattgtctaaaaaaaataattacgaacAGAAAAGATTTGTCAATCTATACTgccaagaaatatattattttattattatatatttgaattgttattaaaattgttataaaagtattctatattacatgtatcattatatcattattatcaactTTTGAGTCAATACTGATTTAGCGTTGGACGGTGTAAATAGATCGTGGTGTAACAAAGCATTAGCTTAAAGTtagactaaatatttttttttttaatattactgtataatacattttgcaaGTAAAATGTTCTatagttaaaaactataagCCCCCATCAATGATAGTTTTGAACGACaacaaattaactaataaaaaagaaatacgaATTGTGATTCTTCGTTTAAGTAACCATTTCGTCAAAatatgaacttaaaaaaaaagtcatgtttatttatatttagatt
The DNA window shown above is from Aphis gossypii isolate Hap1 chromosome 2, ASM2018417v2, whole genome shotgun sequence and carries:
- the LOC114119713 gene encoding uncharacterized protein LOC114119713, giving the protein MIYFQINKKLLLMKMHYFVGIGGYAPLIPFLSTMAKQRGYSSFIVGFIFAVMPIPGLLAKLTFGMITDKFNCRRMVFVLSVFITSILVFIMLIIPDTNTNEEIDDVDAIRSPLFWLFWITITLFSATAMVKNVLEDTICMSLLGENKHKYGEQRLWGSIGYSLLAIVSGVCVDWYSKEQDYKNYTPCFVISLICFILDIIVVSTIKAIFSVKFYFNKLLITC